One Dysidea avara chromosome 8, odDysAvar1.4, whole genome shotgun sequence genomic window, tggtgtggatacctaaaaattgatgtgggcggtgacaggaaacaaggaataaacTAATGGTGGCCTAATCAAGGATAAAACTAGtcagaaacattttattagtgcgGCATAATATACCTAACTGTTGTAGCTATGACTGCTCTACAATccctgactgctatattagagtatctcaaaaaATCAGTGACTTGCTGgatcacgtgcacttaagcacctgtaataataataatagccctcataaactggggttccaggtTTTctatgcgggcgggtgaccaaaaactaaggtttgacttggtgtggcctaaataACATCAGAAAGTCACATCAGAGTCCACCTATCCAACAACCTagaaccatagatactatagactCCTATAGTATCTATGACTGAACCCCCTTCCAGTATTAATATTTGGGTCACGTGACTaccaaatgcaataataaatttacATGCAgctctaaaattaccatgcgggagggtgacgggaaacaagatGCAGTGAATCACTGTAAATCCACGAATCTAGCAAGATCAAAATGCAGGACCATCAGTACTGTACCctaaagattttattaattgtacatcccttagctatatatatatattattattattattattattaacactttacagtgaccagcactgaaggtctacaatatatactgtatgcagtactgtaaagttataatcaatcaatcaatcaatcaatcaatcaatcaatcaatcaatcaatcaatcaagcaATCAATCAAGCAATACGCCAAGAGTCCGATTATTAAAAGCATCAACGTCACTGTTACTACGTTATGCTAGCAAAACTCCAACTCACCAGGCTACTCAACCTTCTCCAATACTGAACAAACTAGGCGGTTACTGAATGAGTATTTAAAAATGGTAGACCTGTACATGAGCATGCTAAAACTTGATAGTAGCAAATCCCAAATTTCCATGACTTCTAAACTGCGTACCTCGTTGCGTACTGACTCACTATCATGTCGATTTGAATCATGGCGCGCCCCGGAAATCATAGCGGAGGCCAGATCACTCTCGGGATCACTAATATGGCTGGACGAGCATTGGTAGGGAGGGTACTCTACCCATTACAGTATGCAATCAGACTGGTTTGTTTATAACTTAATGCATGCTAATGTGTTTTTTAATTGTTAAACAGGCACGGAGTCCGTGTTATTAAATCGGATATTAATAATATTGGTGACGAGTGGACGACATGAGTGGCCGTTTGGTATCATGCATATGGTCTAGGTTGACGTACAGTTGTCGGCCTCGACTGCTAGACAGAACTAGTTTTACACGTTTTGTAACGCCGGTGTTGGGTAGGGATGCTGTGTTGGCGCGAAATTACGCAACCTCAGAACCAGGTATGATGTTTGTGCTGAAGCTAACGTACGCTAATTTAGAATTAAGGTCTGATAATATAACTGGGTATTTTGGTAACCGAATAGGGGCTTGGTGGAGGTGTGctaaaattaacaatttttatttAAAGCCCGCTAATATTTTTTCCATCACAGCGACTGGATATCGCTTCAGTAAATCACACGAGTGGACATCCCTAGATGGAACCAAGGCTACTATTGGAGTCACCAACTATGCTCAGGTATATCCAGTTTATCAACTTGGCTACATGTGAATTTTAGAATATTACAGGACAAACTTGGTGATGTGGTATATGTTGAGCTACCAGTAGTTGGACAGGAATTAGAAGAAGATGGTAAGTTCCTGTCTGATTGTTGTGGTTTACACAGTGAATGCAATTTTAATTACTAACTAATTGCTATGTAATTTCATATTACATAATTTGGTGCTTCCTAGAAATTATATAAGTGATCATTCTACATTGTTGAAGGTGCTTCATTTTTGCTAGATGTGTTTGGAGTACTGGAGAGTGTAAAGGCAGCAAGTGATCTGTATTCTCCGTTAAGTGGAACAGTCGTGGATGTGAACTCCCAGTTATCAGATAGTCCAGAACTTATTAACAAAGAACCTTACGCTGAAGGTGTGTGATGTAGAGTGTAGGGTACACTGATGTGTTAGTCCTTGGTGAGGTCAAAGGTGGAGGTTTGCTCTATAGTCCACTGTCCTTTTGAGATCATCCTCTTTATGACTGCTTTGTGGACATGTTTTGTATTGGTAGATTTTCCATTACTACATTTGGGTATAGTGGGCTATTCAAAGCAATGTGCTGAGATAATTATAAATGATCTGTCAGATGGTACCGCAATATGGTATAAGTATTGTATTGTTACAGTATCCATACCACAATGCTAGATTAATAGTACACAATTTTACTGTAAATAATAGTAACCAAGGGTATCAAACAGTATATTAACTTGTGATAAATTTATGCCTGAAAATAACATGTATTTCAGTTATTATTGTTCAGGTGTATCCACAAAATTAAAACTCTGCCAAACTATCAGTCAGCCAATTTGGTTATTTACTGAAACTGCTAACTGTAATTCAACCACATACTGTACAATCTACGTATACATAAATACTAACAATATAGCTAGGTGATAATTAAGATGTTAATGTTCGAAGAATAGTCATATACTATGCAAATTGGGTGTTGTCACCTAGCTAAATGGAACAACAGCAAAAAAAAGAATCATGATGATGATGCTCTCTTTAGCCTGACGTGTAGGCCAGCAGTGCACAGTTCTAATAGTTCAGCAAATTTAAATGGGACCACGTGGTAATTATAATCAAAATCAATTTGAATGGTTGAAATCTTGTACACATGATTTCGCTTATTATTGTtgtgcaagaactattagaacctgtgtATATGGGCTTGTGATAAAGGTGTCCTTGTTAGTGAGGCGTTCTGATTTCAGgagtctaaatgtgtgtacactaatacaaatgggacaatggacaagtgtcctgattatcaaggtgtccttattagtgaggtgtcttATGTGTGTACAATATTACCAcggtcctgattatcaaggtgtcctgatttcagaatTCTGATACATTTGGTAGTGTTGAGTTTCGTTGATGTCCATAATTTTGCATGTGTAtaagtataattatttagttttaCTTCATGTATCATTTGTGAAGGATGGTTGATGAAACTGGAACTAAAAGACACTTCTGAATATGACCAGCTCATGTCACAGGAAGAGTATATGAAATTCCTTGAGGAGGAAGACTCTTAACATCTATTGTATTGTATCAATTAACGGGATATTTATATGAAATACTGATGTAGACGTATCGATAATGTGGTTTGTTTTTACCTATAAAAGTAAAGCTATTTTTATTGTATGACTATATACATGTTAATGCTGAGCTACCAGACGTTGGGCAGGAATATGTAGAAGGTGATTAGTTGTACAATTTCAGTGGCTAAAGAATTGAgattgtgtgcgtgcgtgtgtgtgtgtggacatGGCAGACTGTAAATTATACCACCGAGACTACCACACTTATTACATGGCAACAAGATAGTAACTGTTTAATAGTGCATAGAACTTTACTCATGCGATTGTGCCTACTAATAATGTGTCATTAGAGGCAACTGACCATGTAGCAGCCACATGTGTCCATGGTGTTTACAATATGATAGCATTCATCACAATTCTTTTTTGCAATTTTTCTATTCAAGTCTATTAAACCATTTATCAGATGACATTTGGCTGAGGGGCAGGTGAAATTTCGTAGGTCACTgctgaaattatttctgaaaaatgaaatattgcctgaaattttgtacatttgAAAGAAGTTGATGATCAAATAGATGTAATGGAAGTTTACAGAAATCTAAACTTACAAATGTTGCAATTttagatttttttaaaaattttatggagAAATATGAATCGAAATGttcttgaaagatgaaatatggacACTCATATTTCAATATTTGAAATTTCGTAGACAATTTTGGCTCGTTACCTACCCCTCACATTTGGCAAAGTATTAAGATTTAAGTAACCGACCAGTAAGCTTTACAGTAAATAGTTTTATCAATAAAATTTTTCACAACAGGAACACCTTGGGACCATGCTAACACGTCCTGATTTCAGAGTATAAATTTGTACACCAAGTGTCCTGATGTACAAGGTGCCCACATTTCAGGATACCCCATCCAGGGGGCATTTCAGTGACATGCAAATGGATATCCTCGACCTTATCacagtattagagtagttaacaCAAGAGTTTACGTTATAAAGAACATCTATGTTGAGTGCTGCATGTACATCCGTACGTGTGTAAATTAGTTAATCGAACTTCATTCACTGGTGGTCTATCTTGTAGGGTAGCTCATTAAACATCGAAGTGAAGGACACCTCTCAATATGACCAGCTCATGACACAGTAATGAGTATATGATATATCTTGAAGAGCTATAGCAAGCTTCAAAATACTTGACGTAAAGTGATGCATTTCATGTTGTTAACGCGGTGTATTTTCATTGGCTAAAAGTGTCGTTAGTGatttactactgtatgtaagGTATACGGTAGAATACTGATTCCTCAGGTGGAGTATCGTCGACCTTATCACAGTATTAGACGCTAGTTTACATTATGGATGAGAGCAGTGATAGTATTAAAGTGCTGGTTAAGAGCCCTAACCAGTCCGTGAAAGATTTCGTTGTTGACTGTCACTCAGACTGGACTATCGCTAACTTAAAACAGTTTCTCTCGATCAATTACCCCAGTAATCCGGTACGTTGTGTAGTAACGATAAGATAGTTTATAATTTATAAGAAATAGATTTCTTGTACAAGAAGCTCGTAATATTTGTCACGGTGGTTTGTTTTGTTGGGCGTTAATTAGACGAAAACATTTCCTCGTAGTGAGGAAGAAGCCTCAGTAGTTACTGTTAACTGGTGGTGCTTATTATTAACAAATCATTTTGCTCCAGCCGGCGACTAGCCAGCGACTGATACATGCGGGGAAGATGCTTCACGACATCATGGTTGTCAGGGATATATTCAAACAAGTAAGTTAACATGTTAACATTGTTATTACTGAATGGTAGGGGATTATTGGTAGCTAATTATATGTATACCTGTAAATATTATTTGCATCAAGATGTGATGATGCAATCAATCATTGAAACGCAGACACAAGGGGGTGTTATGTAGACATGCAGTGTAGGAAGATCTGTTCTTGTGGTAATTTTCACCTTGACCGGTGACTTAAGATATGTGATTTTGCATCCGATATTCATATTTATCAATTGTGGGTGTCAAAATTTTGTCCTCGACCATTGATTTGTGTGAATTTGGCACCCTTGACTGTCTGTGAGTTTGATCATGGCCAAAATTGAcctgcctgtgtgtcacccccttgaatcagtctgtatgtgtgtaattgttttgttttctcTAGCCTGAGGCAGGGGAGACAGTCACTGTTCATCTGGTTTGTGTTCAAACAACTACTAATAGTGTAGGAGTGTCAACAAAGACTACCAGTTCTGATGGAGCTGCAGAGCATAGACATTCAGTGTCATCGGCCACTCCTGCGgtgtgtttgtgttttgtaTAATATGTCTGACTGCGTTTAGGCATAGTGTATGAACTTGCAATGTTATATCAGAGTACAAGACTACACATATTAATGTAACAATTGACAAGGTCACCTTTATTATACTTTGTAATAAGAACTCCAGTTACGGACAGTTCTTGCCACCATCAGGAAGGAGGTGGTTGTCATGCATAGTTTTAGTGAATACATATTTTAAAATCAagtgactggctgagcaaaatAAAAACCTGCCATATTTGCAAATTCTGTTCTGCTAAAACACACAGACGAAACATTTTAATCACTTCAAGAATACAGTGAAACAAAAGTTGAAGTACACCTAATACACTAGTGGTTTGCTTCCTTATGAAGGGTATGAATATCTTTGTTTCCAATTACAGGGTATTCAACACTTAatttcacttcttattgctcTAAATAACGAACAATAGAAAAAATTGGGAAAATGTCTGAACACAGGGTTTTGTTCAGCCGGTCGCACACCTTATAGTGGGTTAATTTTTTTCCATGAATATGTCTGAACTAACAAAAATTCAAGGATTTGTATCACTAagaccaagagtacataatactATGTATACTTAATAAGCAACTTcattattttcttcaatcaCAAATATGTTTACCATTGATGGTAGCCATGTTACAGTGTATGGTTGTGACACTGACAGACTAGTGTGATATTACGTTGTGTCATCCTGTAGGTGGAAAGGAGTGTCGCAGGACATGCAAAACCCAGTCACATTCCCTCCAGCACCACTCCTCCCAGCCACACCCCTCCTAGCAACACTCACCAATATCGTCGGTATGATAAGTATATAACATGTGATAACAGGTGGTGTTATGTATTAGTGTGTGTGTCAAAGACGTAAAATTTTGTGTATATTATACGGGGATAACTCTGACTGGGACAGATTTTGACAAATGTTCTTCCTGATTGCTTTGACGGAATAAAATTTGAATCTCATGCACCTTTGTATGAACACAGTGCACGCTTAGTCTTTTTGACTTACGACAAAATCTTAATCAATTTTCTCGCATTTTTGTATTCCTCATAATTAGCTACGTTGAATGTCAACGCACTGAAGCTGAAGCCAATCTTTCTCCCCCAATCAGATGAGCATTTTCTGACTTCCAGTTATTCTACAAACAATATTTCATTTATAAACAAAGAGCAAACTGATATTATCCTTGGTACGATGCACATTACCTTCAATCGCTGCCACTACCTGCAGATCATGTGCATTACCCATCTCTTGTTTACAAGAAACCTCAAACAGATTGGGCCATATAGAATGTCTAACCTTACAATACATGTGAAACACTGATACAGTTTTCACTGGAGTGTATTGCTTATTGTCACTGAGCCATCCTTGGCAGTTAAAGATCTAGAGCTCTGCTACACAAAATGATGAACCTATGTTGATCTCGCACTTAAAAAAGATGAGGAGTTACATTCTGCTTTGAAGAAAAGGTCTATAAGGTGTTTGATTTGGAAGGTATTTAATGGGAAATATCAATTTTGCACAACAATTGCTAACGGAATAGCAAACTGAATAGCCAAATGTTCTAGTAAACATTGTTCCAAAGCAAGTAGTTAGGTTTGACTGAGGAACAAAATACAAATAATTCACTGTAATTCCCAACCAGTGTTGTGCCCTTAAGATACATCACTCATTGTTTACTTATAAAAAAAGCTTTTATTTCCAGTGGAGTACATCATGGGTTGGTTATATGTATGAGGTTGAAATCATTAAAGTTTAAGTTGCAAACATGTCTGCTTGCTGACTGAAAATCTTAATACTTTCGAGTGTGCGGAGTTTTGCCTGAACCTTCTGTATTCTTATATGCTGGAAGCTTATTGTAACAGATTCAGACCTAGCAACAGTAACCCACTGTACATTATAAGCTTGTTGGCAGAAAGGTACTACTGATTGTAGTTTGTTTTCTATTGCAAATGCTATGCATACGGTAAAAGCGTTGCTACAGGCTTTTTAGTCCAATCATCAGTTATTAATTTTAACTTGAATACCGCCCTAACCATTCCTAATGCCAAACTATCAAGGTCCTTTAGATACACCTTGATGGTCTATTCATCTGGAAGAAGTGGTTGACTCTTTTTTCTTCTGTGGCAATTCCTTTATAAGCTTAAGTTTAACAGTATCACCAAAACCTCTTGCTGAAAATATGCCTTTGCACAACTTCTTAAACCTCCTCACACCAGTTTCTTTTGGTTAGTTGTCAGCAAATAGTAATAAATAGAATATGTTACATCATGTTCTGTTGCCTCTTGCCAACTTCTTATCTCTGGGCAGGTGTCAGCATTAGATATGGCCCACCCCAGCTACTGTTACCTCTGCTGTCACATTCTTGTCCAGTTGTACTTTATCTTGAACATTAGCGAGCCCAATGGCAGACTTACTCAACAGAGCAGTAGTCCTTCATCTTCATGTTTGACCAGTTAACATGCTTAAAATACTTCCATTTTGACATTGTATTCACCACGTGGTTGCTTATCATGTCCAAGAATAGTTTTGAGTTGGGGTAAAATATTGCCGAATTTTTACATTTGTCAAACTCACAAACTTAAACTGGTACCACAGATCTATAACCATTAGAAGTCTTCAGTAAGAAAAGTTTTGAAGAGAAATAAAATAGTTTGTGATTCTTCTAACACTCCCAGTCTAATTGTGACATTAGTGTTCGCTTCAGAATGACACCCCCAGATCACAATCACTTTGCATGCATttttacacatgtacagattTCAGAACTGTAAAAAATTAAACCAATAATTACGTGTGGCAGAACACAAGTAAAATAGATATCCTGCGTAGCTCAAATTGATCTGGTTGTTCCAAAAATACTCAAGATAGTATAGCAGTGTAGCCCCTAAAATTAaccaaattgtgcactttttcataaaagcacgAAACTTTCTacataaatagtattcctcatgacatgtattttttgatatagtgccattgcagatttgacctttacagccatttttgccCTGAAATTTTATCGTTTCTGTTGTTATCTCCCTCACGGGCATTACTTGacatgttaaaacatggtaccaaagtaaaggtcttgcTGTATGAAACAATTTGGTTttgatttgaagttaataggtaatTCCGTTTAAAGTTATGGTCGCTTTTATTAGTTGCAAAATTCACGGGGTATAAATTACTTACCAGGAGGTAAAATATCTCAAAATTCATCCCTTATGAAAatttgcacacatgcacatgcacacacacgtataTTTGCATTCAAATGCATGTAatcaaatgcatgtgtgtgcatgttagtaTTTGGCCCGATTGCACACGTGCATTTCCATAGCTGTTGCATGTAAACACTTGCATGTGTGCCATCGCATATGTGCAACTTGTGAGCAGTTTAGCAGCTGAGCGACTACATGCATGTAGCTTGCAAACACTGGCTATTTATTTCATATTTGTATTTCTTTTACATTTGTACTTCACATCTACAAGAAATGCAtgcaatacaaaactacaagTCAGTTGCAAGCCACAAACTGTTTAGTTTCACTGCGCACAATTTTTTCTTCAGATTTGATCTTTAGTTGAGATTTGTCCAAAAGCAAAATGTAGAAATTGATACAGGTCCAAATACTCTCCTGCTTCTTGTCTGCTTTCAATTGTACATTTCTATAGTCTTTAAATCAAAGGTTAAAAATTACACTGTTACAGAGACCAAAGAAGCCATAATGAATAGTAGCAATAGTATTTTATTCATGTTTAGTAATGTTTCTCCACCTGTGACATACAACTTTCAAGGAGACTCAAGACGAAGCTGATGCCAACCTCAGCTGTACTTGTAATGTcatgtactgctacaacaagttTTCTTGTAGCACACCACATCCCACTAATAAAGACTAGCTACTTcttgttttctttgtacaggTTGTCAATAGTAGCAAACAGTTTTGGGAGCAATTTTTAAACATTTGTTTGTTttcatctgattggctatttCATACTGTATACTGCATGTACGCAGAAAGAGAGCGgactgcatgtgtgtaatttatGTGCAAACAACCCCCTAATAAAGCTAACTTATGAAAGCAAACTGCAAGCATGCAGTATGCAAGCAAAAAGAGTACAATTGTATGAGAACAAAATGCACACGTGCAATATACAAGTAAAAGGATAGCATGAATATGTTATTGTATGAAGCAAATTGCATATGTGCAATATGATAGCAAAAGAACTCACTAGTTTTTTGCTATTGAACTGTATACATGCAGAGAATATGCAaagttgtgctattgttttgcaACCATCTTAAGAGCACTGCATGCGTGTAATTGCAAACTGCATACAAGTTGCACACAAAATTTTCGTAAGGGatgggtaatataaatgatcataactttggaatgaaatcacctattaacttcaaataaaaactaagTTGTTTCGTACAGCAAGAGCTTTAttttagtacagtggaacctgtctataatggtcaccttgggaccagata contains:
- the LOC136265049 gene encoding glycine cleavage system H protein-like, which codes for MSGRLVSCIWSRLTYSCRPRLLDRTSFTRFVTPVLGRDAVLARNYATSEPATGYRFSKSHEWTSLDGTKATIGVTNYAQDKLGDVVYVELPVVGQELEEDDVFGVLESVKAASDLYSPLSGTVVDVNSQLSDSPELINKEPYAEGWLMKLELKDTSEYDQLMSQEEYMKFLEEEDS